The nucleotide sequence ttcaattaattttgagTATTATGTCTTTTTTACTTTTGTATGTTTAGTTTTTAACGGCTGGCAAAACAGAAACGTTGGCTCCCGTGTCCACCAAAAAACGTAGACCACTGTTTAAGTCGGTCACGCAAAGGCGGTGGCATGGTAAAAGGGTGCAGACATCCGTCACTGACTGCACCTTACTTAGTTTTCCTTGTTCTGggtattttgtttattccatGCGCACGGCTCTGTACATTTGTTAGCTCTATGGCGAAATCGCGCATGATAGTAGCAAAGATCATCGGCGCTCCGTGACTTACGTCGTATCATATTACGGCCACGGGATTTTGATCGGTAgcgattatgaatattataatttcgttttttgTGTTGAAATCTTTGAATGTTCTGCAATTCCATCACTTGTAAAGATAACTGAGCCACTTGTGCTTGCAACACGGAAAGGCTATCAGCTGACGTCGACGGTTTACTACTAACCTCCGCTATTTGAATAGGCCTTGTATTTTCCATAATTTTGTCTACAATAGTAGCCAAATTTTCCAAATCTTTTACATCAGTGACGGCAAGGACGGAGCGTACTGCGGCTGGCAAATGACCTTGCCACATGATACTCAGCGTTTCGTCGGGAATTTTCCCCCTGGCTAAATCTCGCATGCGTCTCAAAAGTTGAGATGGTTTCTCATCGCCAAGGTCGATTTCACTCAAAAGTTTTTGGAGTTGACGATTTTCTGATTCTTCGTACACTGCTAATAATCTCGATTTTAGGGTGTCATATTTCTTCGTTTGGGGTTGCTGAAGTAGAATGTCGCTGACTTGTTGTATTACGTCTTTTCCCAGCTTCGTGACGACTAAGTTGAACTTCGCTTCGTCGCTTAGTTTTTGAGGTGTTAATATGGCTTCACATTGCACAAACCATAAGCGAGCTTGATCGCACCAAAACTCAGGGATTCTTGATGACACTGTGACTGTTGCTAACTCGGATGCTGTGCTGGCTGATGGTGTTCTATTTTCACTGGTCATTTTATAATCACTTATAATTTCGTATAAACTGACTCAATCACGTCGGGGTCACCAATATGCCTTTGTGTCTTGTGGATGATGTAATGAAAGGCAATtgagtatagatatatttattgtaatataatttacaatatttaatttttacgacGATATTACAGTGCGAAGTTAGAATGGCGACTGGCGACAgaacatataataatgtattaattgacaATGTAGCATATCGAATATCGACTTGTTTCTAGGTGCCATTATGGACAGTGATTTTtgcttacattaataaaagataatacgtAGGCACAAGTTGATTTTGTTAAATctgttttgttttactttttaacttGTATTTCGTTGTACTTGacgtttttacttttacttcattttacctttttttaactgtatttggttttactttactttgatctatgtataatttttactttattttaaatgaatgttgtagtaaaattgtaattaattatggcTGAATTTAGACAACTGGGCGACGACTATTGCTTTTTATTACCCACTTTGTCATGCATGTCAACTTACTTATCAATGTAAAGCATCTGTACGgaataagataaatattgaaaactatattttccttaatattttcataaccaaaaaaattatttttatgtatttttattactgacaACCTTTTAAGTTCTAATTTGGTCATCATAATACCTTCAGCAGGTATTCTGTAGTAGCAACCGTGATGAATTAGCCAAATGTTGATAGCTGGTTCCTCCTGTCTAATTCCATTATTGAGAACTGTTGGTTGCTGACCTGGTCATCATCAGACCTTCAGCTTGTATTCTGTTTAGCAACCGTGATCAATTAGGCAAATTTTGAAAACTGATGATTCCTGATTAATTCCATTATTGAGAACCGTTGGGCGCTGACCTGGTCATCATAAGACCTTCAGCAGGTATCCACACCTCACAAGTATACACTTCAGTTTGGTgcgttaacaaaaaaataattataagtattcatATCTGTTGTGTACGATATGTGTAATGTAAGGTAGATAGaacattatttgaataaaacaatctGCTTTGGATCTCGGACTTTCATTGACGTAACATTGGCGCAGtcggtttcttttttaaaagtattataggattttaaaagtttttaataaatcttaaaatgcCCATCGGTAAAATAGAACCTTTTTCGGTCGAATCACAAAACTGGGACAGTTACGTGCGTCGTCTAAAACagtttataactttaaatagtaTCGACGACGGACTTAAAGTTGCCACGTTGTTAACATTAGTCGGTGTCGAGTGTTACAATTTACTTTGTGATTTGTGTTCGCCCGATCACCCGGAGGATAAAGAATTCGATGAGCTCGTTGAATTGCTTAAACATCATTTGGAACCTGAAAAGTCCGGGATAGCCGAGAGACACATTTTTAGACAAAGAACCCAGTTAGAAGGTGAAAGCATTCGTTTATATCTACAAGGATTAAAACATTTGGCTAAGACTTGCAACTTTGGGTCGAAACTGGAGGAGAATCTACGAGATCAATTTGTCTCCGGATTATATAGTGAAGAAATGCGGTCGAGAATATTCGCCGAGAAGGATATCGACTACAAGAGGGCTGTGGAGTTGGCTAGCGCTCTCGAGGCGGCGGAGCGGCACGCGAGCACGGCGGGCGCTCCGGTCGGCGGTGAAGGCGCTAGCGCGGATGCGCTGCACCGGGTGAGCGGCAACGGGCCAGCGGCGCGAGCGCGCGCTAGCGGAGCCGGCCGGAGTGGCGGCGCGGGCGGTGCAGCAGCGAgcagcggcggcggcggcggcgatCGGGCAGCGGACGGGCGCGTGCCGTATGCGCGATGCGGTAGGGCTACTCACACGCCGAGTAAGTGTCGTTACAAAAATTTCACATGTGATTTGTGCGGCATGAAAGGACATTTAAAAGTGatgtgtttaaataaaagtaatcacGTGGGGCCTATTGGAAAGGCAAAGTCGAAAGGttagtactttataaataacCATAGTGATTCCGAGGGTGACGatggtaatttttataatttagttacgGGTGGCGAAGGTGATAGACCTTATTACGCTACTTTGTTCGTCAATTATGTCAAATGTAAATTCGAAATTGATACGGGGAGTAAAATATCCGCAATATCCaaaacattttatgataaatacttTAACCATATTGTAatgcataataaaaattttatattaaagtcatATACTTATGATACTATCGACACTCTCGGGTATATTGATGTGGATGTACGTTTTGGTCAAAATTCGGCTAAACTTAAACTATATGTTGTTGAAAACGGAGGCCCACTTTTGATGGGTCGTACGTGGAtcaaagaattaaaattgacaattgTAGAATGTCACAAGATAACCGAACGTGATTCGATAGCTAGTAAATTAAAACGAGAATATCCAGAAGTGTTTGCGGAGGGACTAGGTACTTTTAAATCATGCATTCGCTTACATTTGAACGATAAGAAACCGGTTTTTGTTAAGGCGCGTCCTCTGCCGCTGGCGCTGCGCGAGCGCGTTGCGACTGAACTCGAGCGCTTGCAGCGCGAGGGAGTTATCTATAAGGTGGACCGTTCGGACTACGGCACTCCCATTGTGCCCGTCATTAAATCTAATGGGGATATTCGCATATGTGGTGACTATAAAATCACTCTAAATCCGATACTTAAAGATTTTCACTATCCGTTGCCACGAatagaagaaatattttcaattttagcAGGGGGCGAGCAGTATACGAAACTTGACTTATCTAACGCATTTCAGCAATGTATCCTTCATGAGGAGTCTCGGGCGATGACGGCCATAACAACGCATGTGGGGACATTTGTATACCGTCGAGTACCGTTCGGTATCAAGTGTATACCAGAAAACTTCCAGAAAATTATGGAGGAGACACTTAACGGGCTGCCGTCTACTGCCGTATTTGCTGATGATATTTGTATTACGGGTAAAGATAGTGCTACTCATCTTAAAAATTTAAGAGCTGTTCTACAGAGGCTAAAAGATAACGGTCTtcgtattaattttgataaatgccAATTTTTTAAGGATAGCGTTACATATTTaggatataaaattaacaaaaacggTTTGCATActgacacaaaaaaaataaaagcaatcgTCGACGCACCACAGCCCACTAATATAACACAGTTGAGGAGTTTTATAGGTCTCGTCAATTTCTATGCAAagttcgtatataatataagtgaaattttaaaacctttatatgatttattgaaaaaagatGTCAAATGGGTGTGGACACACAAGTGCGATAaggcttttattaaaattaaagagttATTGAGTAGCGCTCCGGTGCTCGCTCGCTACGACCCGGAGCTGCCACTCATCCTGGCGGTGGACAGCAGCGCCCACGGGCTGGGTGCGGTTCTGATGGAGCGCGGCGCGGATGGTCGCGAGCGTCCCGTTAGCTGCGCTTCTCGCACGCTCAACGCCGCGGAACGCAACTACTCCCAGCTCGCCAAGGAGGCCTTGGCTATAGTTTTCAGTGTAACTAAGCATCACCAGTATCTTTATGGCCGACGATTTATACTGCGCAGCGATCATAAGCCTCTCagttatatctttaaaaaaaataaaggtattcCCACTACAGCCGCGAGCAGACTACAGCGCTACGCTATGACGTTGGCGGCTTACGACTTCACGGTCGAGTTCGTGAGGTCCGCGGAGAACTGTCAGGCCGATGCGCTGTCCAGACTTCCATTGCTACGCTCATCTGTTGGACAAGGCACAAAGGAATGCCAGGCAGCGACTTACTTGAATTTTGTGCAAGATAGTTTCCCGCTCAGTTTTAAAGATATCAAAACTGAAACGGCAAAAGATCCCATTTTAAGCAAAATGTATGGTTACGTCTTACACGGCTGGCCGCCGGCCGTGGATAAGGAGTACAATGCGTACTTTAGGCGTAAAGAAAATATCTGTATCGATCAAGGCTGCCAATAggcattattattttgtagccCCACAATAGTGGggctacaaaataataataccgaGGACGATGCAAAACGCTATTCTAAAAGAGATTCACGATGGACATCCGGGTATTGTTAAAATGAAGCAAATAGCTCGTAACTACGTTTGGTGGGCGACTATAGACGCGGATATCGAGCGAGCGGTGCGCGATTGCGGCGCGTGTCTCGCGGTGCGGCCCGAACCGCCACCGGCTCCGCTCCATTCGTGGCCGTGGCCGGTTGAGCCGTGGTCCCGTCTTCATGTCGATTATTTGGGGcccttcaataataaatattaccttgTTATTATTGATGCTCACTCTAAATGGATCGAAGCTGAAAAGATCAGCAGCACGTCGGCGGCAAACCTCATTCTATTCTAAAAAAgaattattctattctattctattctattcattTCTATTCTTAGGAAAATATTTGCCCGTTTTGGattaccaaaaataataattagtgatAACGGCCCGCCTTTCACGTCCGCGGAGGTCGCAACGTATTTCCAACGAAATGGAATAGGGCATACGCTGACGGCTCCTTACCATCCCGCTAGCAATGGAGCGGCTGAAAATGCAGTGCGCTCGGTAAAAAGGGCTTTAAAAAAGGCTTAATTAGAAAACGAGGACGAGGATACTGCTTTAAGTAGATTTTTATCCTCGTACCGGAACACCGAACACAGTACGACCGGGCGGGAACCGTCGGTGGCGTTGCTCGGCAGGCGGCTCCGTGGGCGCCTCGATCTGCTACGGCCCGATACTGATGAGCGCGTCCGCGACCGGCAACTAGCTAGCGAGCTGCGTCGAGACACACCGTTGAGAGTTGTGGCTCCCGGAGACTCAGAGTTGATTCGAGACTACTCTAGGCGCAATCGGAAGTGGGCGGAAGGAGTAGTTCTAGATCGTTCGAGTCCGGTGTCGTACTCCGTCAAAACGAGTGACGGTCAAATATACAAACGACACGTGGATCAGATAATGTGCGATAAAAATCGTAAATCACGCTTCTCCCTCACAAAAATCGAGGCCTGCAATAGGCGTAGACTGAGTGTAGAAGCAGAAGATGATAGTGAGGCTAGAGAGCCGAGGGGGAAGGAAGAGTTGGCCAATCGTTCGTCTCCAGAAAAGAGCCCGAGCTCATCTACGGACCAAACGTGTCCGGTTGCGCCGGTAGGTCATGTCCGGCGGCAGGCCGCTGTACAATGTTTGCAAAAAATTAGGAAAAACGTgtgagataatatatttaaaagaccgACGGCCCCCGCAAATAGTAGTATGTAGTAGTAATAGTATGTAGTAACTAGTTCATTATGATACACGAACTACTTTGTATAATGCACATACATAGGTATCATCTTTACCaatttattgtcaaataaagtaataatataacatgttAGGTATAACTTATATCATGTCTGaagttttaaatagttatatcatTAGCATAATTAATATAGTGTACCTAATGTAACACAAATGTATAGTATTTGAACTGCATAGTGTCAGTTGTCATCAGTTTTGTTATTGTCAATTACAAACATACTGCATAATCTgggattatttaaatattatataagaataccATTTTctttagtatagtatagtaatagTATAtagttgttttgttattatatatcgtTGTTTATAAGTGTAGTAGTTTTGAATGAGtcatttgcgtttataatttgtattacaataCCATCTTGGTGTATTAGCTTTTGGGCGTGAAGGATTATAAGGCAATTAAATATAAGTCCaggtttttaaatcaaataaaagtatattgcCTTAAGAAGTACTACACACACACAAGGGTTCGAGAGAAGAGTACACACAGGAAAACAGAAGGCGCGAAAGAACGATAGAATACAGTTCAAATATCGTAACGAATAAATAGGCGACGCGATAAGCGAGCGGCGGCGATCGAGCGACACAGGTTCAAGGTTCATACGGTGCGGATCGACTGATTCTCGAAGAGTGACGATCCGCAGCGCAGACGCACGACGCGAGAACAATAGGCTCGTGCATCGTCACTATTACGAACCTCCTGTTACACCGTACACGAAATgtgtcatttataatattaagtatttatataaatttttacatatataacattaaataattagtagACTGCGTATGTAATATAAActagaaacaaatattattattaaatataaatattattataaaaagtagaaTAGGATAATGATCCTACATCACTCCCCCCCAGAGACCGTCCCTACGGGCGATAAAAATCGGGGAATCGAACTGTACGGCCTGAACGTGTTCTATTAGAGTTACCCTGAGTTGTGGAATGGTGTTTTGTGGCACGAGGGCCAGGTAGGGTAGTAGAAGGTGCATGGGTAGGAGTGGTTTTGTGGATAGGATCGGGATTTGTGTCCATTAAGGAATATGCTGGTTTGAGGCGGTCTATAGATACTGTCACACTTTTGCCCTTGATCTGTATTTTAAAGGTCTTGTCACCTCTCTCCAGCACTTCATAGGGGCCAGAATAAGGGGGTTGTAAAGCACCTCTTAGTGTGTCGTCCCTTAGAAAAACGTGGCTAAAAACTGCTAAGTCCttgtacacaaatattttatgtgcgCCGTAACGCGAAGTAGGAGATGGACGAAGTTTTACTGCTAAGTGACGTAGACGGGTTGTGAAGTCTGTTATGTCAGTTGAGTCAGGAATAGTTTCGGAGAAGAATTCTCCTGGCAATCGTAGAGGTTCGCCGTATACTAGCTCTGCCGATGACGTTTGCAAGTCGGCTTTAAAATATGACCTAATGCCTAAGAGAACCAGCGGTAAACTGTCTACCCAATTACAGTCAGCGTGACACATAATCGCTGCTTTTAGTTGGCGATGGAATCGTTCCACTAGCCCGTTGCATGATGGGTGATATGCGGTAGTCCGGCGATGTTTGAATCCAATCATTTTTCCAAGAAATTGGAAAAGTGCCGATTCGAACTGGCGACCGCGGTCGGTGAGGATATTCGTTGGACATCCAAATCTGGATATCCACAATATCACTGCCTTTCCAACTGTTTCAGCGGTAATGTCTACCATGGGTGTGACTTCTGGCCAGCGAGTGAAACGATCCACCGCCGTCAAACAATAGCGATAGCCTTGCGAAATAGGTAGAGGGCCTACAATGTCGATGTGTACGAAAGAAAATCTTGCGCGAGGAAGATCGAACGTGCCCATAGGAGATGACACGTGACGATAAACCTTGGCGCGTTGACACGAAGAGCATTGACGAGACCACTCTCGATAGTCTCTGCGCATCCCAGGCCAAACGAATCGCTTAGCCGTGGCGTTAGCAACTGGGTGGCTAAGGCTATGGAGGCTGTCAAAGATTTGTCTCCTCAAGAGTTTCGTCACGAAGGGCCTTGGTGATGCAGTGCTGACATCACAATAAAGCTCAGATCGGGAATTAGGAATGCTCAACCTTCTGAGGTGAAGTGAAGATTCTCCTTTCAGAAGCTGAGCCAACTCCTTGTCTGAGGCGTGAGATGAAGCTAGCATGTCTAAATCGACTAGTATCTGGAGTttctagtggtagtgccacactgcatactttcgggttgcagccgaatgggccggcacgcccggggaagtaccactctctcatttaaaatcggcgtaaagtggtagctacgCTActgcgtttcgtccggtatgtgagagtcccggaggcccgatccccctcccccccaaaacataatggttgtgcagaatttggttttattaccccaggagggtaccatcagcgactgcggtggagaatccctctctgggcatccatgctcaggacgtacaccacctgagcagggatgcccaggctgccctccgaattctggggggggcaattttgcgctcgccactgttcggggcaagcggagcaggcatcataaggcaacccctaccaccctcaccgtggacttctgcaacataaggggactcaactccaacttgaacgcttcactttcaccttgagacggcgaagccggccttgctctttcttaccgagacccagatatcctctcctgccgaaacgacttttctctcttaccccgggtacaaattggaacattcctttgtaccacgagctggggtgtgcgtttacatcagagatgatatctgctctcgacgcctcggcagccttgaagagcaggacctatcgattatctggctgcgtgtagactgcgacgaccatccgcgaatctacgcgtgcccttataggtcccatagcggtaataccgaaaccgaccgactggttgagcacgtccaaatggctacagattccatgctgcagcagatcccatccgcagagatcgtaattcttggcgattttaatgcccaccatgccgaatggcttggatcgcgtactaccgatcatgcgggtagatctgttctcgacttcgctttagcatatgatttgacacaactagtCCCCAcaccaacgcgaataccagatgtggaggatcatacaccttccctgttggaccttctgctgacttcccatccggatggctaccaggttatcgtcgatccccctctgggctcgtcggaccactgtctcgtccgaagtacagtgccggttgcgcggtattcacgacctcgtttcgtgggctgccgccgagtgtggcactacaagtcagcagattgggatgcgatgcggtccttctttgcatcctacccatgggggcaggtttgtttctcgccggatgatccgagcgttgttgctgactctgtcgccgatgtggtgcttcagggtatggaactattcattccatattctgcggtccccgtcggtggcaagtcccagacctggtttggtcgtttctgcaaaacggcttcacgccgaaaatgggaacgctatcaAGACTGGGCTGGCGCATCggtgtctcgtgatgtaaataccagcgcattcagaaaggagtATAACgatgcctctaggtccttcaaaaacgtgattgctaaggcgaagacggagtacattggcagaattggcgagagactggtgcgcctcccttcaggaacacgtgcgttctggtctctcgccaaggatgtcttagggaatttctgtcagccttccttaccatctctgcacaaggacggtgagtcattggcccatacagcgaaggagaaagctgaacTACTGAAATTGTTTACGGCTTAAGCTCACCAGTTTCTCTACGCGCGAAGGTAACCGTTCGCGCGCTACAGTTTCTCAGAAACATCGAGGCAAAGGACAAGTGCCTTGACCTTTGCTTCGCGACGTGCATACCCCACTCAAAATGTGGCGAGCAAAACCTTTGCCTCGGGGAACTGTGGGAAttatcactttccatcaggtgagcctcctgctcgtttgccacctatgacataaaaaaaaaaaagttcatcgACACGAGATAAGGTGTCGTCGACGACGTTGTCCTTACCTGCGATGTGCCTAATATCGGTCGTGAACTGTGAGATATAGTCGAGGTGACGGTACTACCTAGGTGAGCAATTTACTTTCCTCTCGTCGAAAGCGTGACAAAGAGGCTTTTGGTCGGTATACACTATGAAATGACGTATTTCTAACATATGCCGGTAATGTTTAATGCTCTCGTATATAGCTAAGAGCTCGCGGTCGTACGGAGAATATTTTTGATGTGATGGACTCAGCTTCCGAGAGAAGAATGCCAGTGGCTCCCAGGCACCGTTCTTCAATTGCTGCAAAACTGCCCCCATTGCTGTGTCAGATGCGTCTGTTACCAGAGCAAGTTCCGCACAACAATCTGGGTGTGCCAGTAATGCAGCATTGGCAAGACTTTCCTTACAGTTGTTAAATGCTTGCAGTATTTCACCGGATATGTCTATGGACTGTGATGCCTTAACGCTGCCAGCAAGTAAGGAGTTTAAAGGAGCCTGGACTGAAGCTGAGTGAGGTAAAAATCTCCTGTAAAAGTTAAGCATTCCCAAAAACCGTTTGAGTTGCCTGACTGTTTTAGGGACTGGGAATTCTCTGATAGCCTTATTGCTGGGCTGAGGTTGAGGATAATGAAAGTCACTAACTGGTTCATGATTTATTAACGAGACGGTACAATTATACGGACTGTGACGCACTGTTTTACATATGCAATGTTTCGACTTTTATACATGATATCAAAGAGTAAGAGATACACAGATGTGAAACATTTTAGTCATAGAACATGTGAGCTTTATCAATTGTTCACTTTAATACCTATGTGCATATACGGCACATTACTCCCCcctttacaaaaaataagtaacagTTAAAATATTGCAGGAATTTCATGATAAATTATGCTTATCGAATACAATTgcacattacaaaatatacgcatataaacaaaatgtaaaaagacagattatatagacaatatttaaaacaaaataaacaagaatataggtatgctaacaaataagtaatatgagaactatatatgtatatgtaaatttaacaactctacatatttttaaaacataaactatGAACCTTAActattacacatataaattgAAGATTTACCACGaaaaataacactttattaTCCTATATTATCCACTATTTCACTTTATCCTCACACAATGATTCGTCGGGTGGTCGGGCCGTCTGGGCCCAGTTCGCCCCTGCGGTATGCTACCGACGTGTAACCCTCTAATTCTCTATATTTTTCACATCACTGTTGACACATCacttgcaaatattttataaaattagtttaaaaatatcccTCAAGTGTCTGTTTTAATCTCGTATAATGGCCGTCCACATCTGAGGCACAGCCATTCATGCTCCCGCGGTAATTCCCACAGTTCCCCGAGACAAAGGTTTTGCTCGCCACATTTTGGGCGGGGTATGCACGTCGCGAAGCAAAGGTCAAGGCGCTTCTCCTTTGCCTCGATGTTTCTGAGAAACTGTAGCGCGCGAACGGTCACCTTCGCGCGTAGAGAGACTGGTGAGCTTAAGCCGTAAACAATTTTCGTAATTCTGGATAACGCGACTACCAACCGATCTAACGGTACCGCGGAAACCACGCAATTTGCCAATGTCGCCTCGCTTATTGTATAAAGGGAATCCATATCtttgtctattttatatttctattttaaattttatgtttctttgtatatttttggcAAGAAGATGTAGTGCTTATAGATTGAAGCGAACTACTGGTTTGCTAATTCGACCAGATCTTGTAATCTTCGGGTCAATTGTTCCTGTGTTTACATTAGTCGTGTCCTTATATGGTGCGCTCTTGCATTCTTCGGTGTCAATTGTAAATGCGGGCTTTAATCGGTCAATACTAATACATTTCTCCGTGTGtgctttatctattttaaaatatttgtctgtcCGTTCGATCACTTTGTAAGGACCGGAGTATGGTGGAGATAAGGGTTTTGTGACCTTATCTTCACGTACAAACACATGAGTACAGTCTTTCAAATTAGCGTGAACAAAAATTTTCCCTTGCCTCGCGTTTCTCCTAGGAACAGAGGATAAATTCGCAATTCTCTcgcgtatttttttaacaaaaatatcgtCATCGGAAATGTCTTGCCTTTGTGGTTGAAAGAAATCTCCGGGTAATCTGATCGCTTCTCCATAGACTAACTCTGCCGCGCTTATTTGCGTGTCATCGCGTAAGCATGTTCTTAGCCCTAGTAAAACTGATGGCAATTCTGAAACCCAATGAGTCGTATTTCCTCTACACATAAGCGCTGTTTTAAGACTACGGTGCCACCGTTCTATCATCCCGTTTGATTGAGGGTGGTAGGCAGTGGTTCTAATTCTTGATATGCCCATTTTCTTTGTTAAGCACCTAAATAAAGTAGACTCGAATTGACGACCTTGGTCCGTGGTTAATCTTAAAGGGCAACCAAATCGGGCTATCCAACCGGTGTAAATTACATCTGCAATAGTTTCGGCGGTAATGTCCTTGACAGGGTATACTTCTGGCCAGCCAGTATTTCTGTCCATCATAGTAACTATGTACCTATAACCATCGCAATAGCTTAATGGTCCGACTATGTCCATGTGTAAATGCTCGAATCTATTACTATGCATAAATTTTCCATATCCATAATGCCGATATCGTATGCCGTTGGACTTTAGACTCTTGAC is from Vanessa tameamea isolate UH-Manoa-2023 chromosome W, ilVanTame1 primary haplotype, whole genome shotgun sequence and encodes:
- the LOC135194620 gene encoding uncharacterized protein LOC135194620, which translates into the protein MPIGKIEPFSVESQNWDSYVRRLKQFITLNSIDDGLKVATLLTLVGVECYNLLCDLCSPDHPEDKEFDELVELLKHHLEPEKSGIAERHIFRQRTQLEGESIRLYLQGLKHLAKTCNFGSKLEENLRDQFVSGLYSEEMRSRIFAEKDIDYKRAVELASALEAAERHASTAGAPVGGEGASADALHRVSGNGPAARARASGAGRSGGAGGAAASSGGGGGDRAADGRVPYARCGRATHTPSKCRYKNFTCDLCGMKGHLKVMCLNKSNHVGPIGKAKSKG